From the genome of Pelobacter propionicus DSM 2379, one region includes:
- a CDS encoding MdtA/MuxA family multidrug efflux RND transporter periplasmic adaptor subunit, whose amino-acid sequence MLVSRDPDANDGTKKTPPSPPVAVVTQAAKKSDISVYLTGIGTVTPLNTVTVRSRVDGQLMEVLYREGQTVSRGQLLARIDPRPFQVLLTQAEGQMARDQAQLSNARVDLQRYRTLWAQNSIPRQQLDTQEALVRQYQAAVKSDQGQVDSARLQLTYSRITAPCDGRVGLRLVDAGNIVHASDSGGLVVITRMQPMTVVFTIPEDNLPLLVDRMRGGRKLAVDAFDREQKRVLATGSLLTLDNQIDPGTGTVKLKAIFTNRDNELFPNQFVNARLLVDVRRDAITVPSAAIQNGPKGTFVYLVKGNRTVELRPVEKGESEGGKTAITRGLAIGEQVVVDGAERLREGSRVQIKQPGQASATPVRRDTNPAHGAP is encoded by the coding sequence ATGCTCGTCAGCAGGGATCCCGACGCAAACGACGGCACAAAAAAAACACCGCCGAGTCCGCCGGTGGCGGTGGTGACCCAAGCGGCCAAAAAGAGCGACATCAGCGTCTACCTCACCGGCATCGGGACGGTAACGCCGCTGAACACCGTCACTGTCAGGTCCCGCGTGGATGGCCAGCTAATGGAAGTGCTCTACCGCGAGGGGCAGACAGTAAGCCGAGGACAACTGCTGGCCAGGATCGACCCGCGCCCCTTTCAGGTGCTCTTGACCCAGGCCGAGGGACAGATGGCCCGCGACCAGGCCCAGCTCTCCAATGCCCGGGTGGATCTCCAGCGCTACCGCACCCTCTGGGCACAGAACTCAATCCCCCGCCAGCAGCTGGATACCCAGGAGGCGCTGGTGCGCCAGTACCAGGCGGCTGTCAAGAGCGACCAGGGTCAGGTGGACAGCGCGCGACTGCAGCTGACCTACAGCCGCATCACCGCTCCCTGCGACGGACGTGTCGGCTTGCGGCTGGTGGATGCGGGCAATATCGTGCATGCCAGCGACAGCGGCGGGCTGGTGGTGATCACCCGCATGCAGCCCATGACGGTGGTCTTCACCATCCCCGAGGACAACCTGCCGCTGCTCGTGGACCGCATGAGGGGAGGCCGGAAACTGGCGGTGGATGCCTTTGACCGGGAGCAGAAACGGGTGCTTGCCACAGGATCGCTCTTGACCCTGGACAACCAGATCGACCCCGGAACCGGCACGGTCAAGCTCAAGGCGATCTTCACCAACCGTGACAACGAACTGTTCCCCAACCAGTTCGTCAATGCCCGCCTGCTAGTGGATGTCAGGCGGGATGCGATCACGGTGCCGTCCGCCGCCATCCAGAACGGCCCCAAGGGCACATTCGTCTACCTGGTCAAGGGGAACAGGACGGTGGAACTGCGGCCGGTGGAGAAAGGCGAGTCCGAGGGGGGGAAAACGGCCATCACCCGGGGGCTTGCCATTGGCGAGCAGGTGGTGGTGGACGGCGCCGAGCGCCTGCGCGAAGGGAGCAGGGTTCAGATTAAACAGCCAGGGCAGGCTTCCGCGACTCCTGTGAGGCGGGACACAAACCCCGCCCACGGCGCCCCATGA